GGCGACCTGCCTCGGGGAAAGGATTTTAGCCGTCTCCAATTCTTTCATGGTCAGGGGCTTTTGCCGGGCCAGTTCCAGAATGGGTTCGTTTCCCAGGACCTTGAAGGGGGGACGGTCCGTCTTCTCTGCCTGGGCGTTGCGAAACTGGAGGAGAGCTTCCAGGACCGCAAGGGACCTGGGATCCAAATCGGATGCTCCTTTGACCCTGAGGAAAAAAGGTCCGCGGTCGAGGGAGTTAGGGCGGATCCGGCTCAAAGCAGCGCTTTCCTCCTCCACCCAGGACAGACGATTCCTTGCGGTCAGTTCTTTTTCGAGCATCCGGGCCAAAGGGATCAGGTAAATGACATCCATAATGCCGTACTCTAACATCTCGGGGGAAAGGGGCCGGGCAGACCAATCTTGCTTCTGAAATTTTTTGTCCAGAGCAACCTGGAACCGGTTGCGGAGCAGGGCTTCCAGGCCGGTTTCTTTGAGACCCAAAAACCGGCAGGCCAGCTGGGTGTCAAAAATATTGTTGATCTCAATCTGGAAATCCCGGTAGAGGGAGCGGATGTCATAGTCGGCACCATGGAAAACCTTGCGCATGGCCGGATCGGCCATGACCGGCCGCAAAGGAGAAAGATCGACGATGGTCAAGGGGTCAATCGCCAGGTTCAGATTCTCTGTGGCGACCTGAATAAGGCAAACTTTT
The Deltaproteobacteria bacterium genome window above contains:
- a CDS encoding HRDC domain-containing protein; amino-acid sequence: MSDNKFSYQLIETLSSLERAAKLLAEEKIIGVDLEADSLYHYRGKVCLIQVATENLNLAIDPLTIVDLSPLRPVMADPAMRKVFHGADYDIRSLYRDFQIEINNIFDTQLACRFLGLKETGLEALLRNRFQVALDKKFQKQDWSARPLSPEMLEYGIMDVIYLIPLARMLEKELTARNRLSWVEEESAALSRIRPNSLDRGPFFLRVKGASDLDPRSLAVLEALLQFRNAQAEKTDRPPFKVLGNEPILELARQKPLTMKELETAKILSPRQVAIFGQPLLDRLRQAAGLPETGLPSYPRREKPKISSAVRQRIKALKAWKEARADNLGMDSTLLLNNAMIHSLVEKNPRSRQDLEEIPGLKTWQKEAFGQEVLAVLQGKGK